One region of Ahniella affigens genomic DNA includes:
- a CDS encoding VOC family protein, translating to MKQQLAQVAIVVRDYDEAIRFYTEVLGFELITDEYQPAQDKRWVVVSPPGSSCTLLLARATKPEQEAAIGNQTGGRVFLFLHTDDFWRDYDRYRAQGVVFVREPVVEAYGTVSVFKDLYGNLWDLIGPAVPRP from the coding sequence GTGAAACAACAGCTCGCGCAAGTAGCGATTGTCGTCCGCGACTACGATGAGGCCATTCGGTTCTATACCGAAGTGCTCGGCTTCGAGTTGATCACCGACGAGTACCAGCCCGCTCAGGACAAGCGTTGGGTGGTCGTGTCGCCGCCGGGCTCAAGTTGTACCCTGCTGCTCGCGCGGGCGACCAAGCCTGAGCAGGAAGCCGCGATTGGCAATCAGACGGGCGGGCGCGTGTTCCTGTTTCTGCACACCGACGACTTCTGGCGTGATTACGACCGCTACCGCGCGCAGGGCGTCGTGTTTGTGCGCGAACCGGTGGTTGAGGCATACGGCACGGTGTCCGTGTTCAAGGATCTCTACGGCAACCTCTGGGACTTGATTGGTCCGGCGGTGCCGCGCCCGTGA